Part of the bacterium genome, CGCAGAACCAAACTTACCAAATTTAAGGATAAAACTTCCAAAAGGGCTAAATTTCTGTATTCGGTGATTATCGGTATCAAGCACAAAAATATCATCAGAGGCATCCGAACAAATCCCTTGTGGTTGATTAAAATCTCCATCTTCACTACTTCCAAATTTACCCCATTTATGAAGATATAAACCCGTGGGGCTAAATTTTTGAATTCGATTATTGCCCATATCAACCACATAAATATTACTTAAGGAATCTACATCTACTCCTGAGGGATACCTAAACTGTCCCTCCCCGGTTCCAGCACTACCTATTTGAATGGTAAAATTTCCAGTTGAGGTAAATTTTTGTATCCGATGATTATAGGTATCGACAACATAGACATTATCATTCTTATCAACATAGATACTATAAGGTCGGTCAAACTCTCCCTCTTCAAATCCAGGTTGACCAAAAGTTAGCAGGAAATTTCCATCTCTATCAAACTTT contains:
- a CDS encoding 6-bladed beta-propeller; its protein translation is MRQILFLLVINLILVGCASSPQVPVNVSEEYRDDTLSQWTYRRHNLQFPHGIAIDKEDNIYIADTNNHRICKFNKNGDIIMKLGSMGTETGKFKFPYGVGVDSVGNIYVADTNNYRIQKFDRDGNFLLTFGQPGFEEGEFDRPYSIYVDKNDNVYVVDTYNHRIQKFTSTGNFTIQIGSAGTGEGQFRYPSGVDVDSLSNIYVVDMGNNRIQKFSPTGLYLHKWGKFGSSEDGDFNQPQGICSDASDDIFVLDTDNHRIQKFSPFGSFILKFGKFGSADGEFNQPTGIARNSAGNLYVVDTYNHRIQKFTSTGSFILTIQ